The genomic stretch TACATATTTAGACTAATATCCAAATTTTGATATTAAGTTTTTAAGGTCAACATCAAAATGCACAAGTCAAGGAACACTTGAGCATTTAAATCAATGCAGGAATTTGATAACATCACAGATGATATTATCAAACACTACTAAAATGATGCATCTGCACAACCGAGATCAGATATACATTTGATATTTCGTTCAAAATTTACTGGAATTCTGTAAGGAATTAATTTGAATTGTGAGCTAATTCTGTATTTATTTCTATAATGAACAAAAGAAGCAATACTATTAATTGATCAAAAAGGTAAGTAAAATCTTGTTGGAATATGGTAGTCTTTCAATTTACACTTAAAATCAGTGCTACCTGAAATTGATTTGAACTTAGTTTAAAGAATATGGTTTCCAGTTTCGTTCAGCTTCAATCCAATATAAACTATCTATTTTCACCCCTTTCTAATGTGTTTTCGTTAAGCTGTGTTTTTGCCAGTAAAATACCTGAAGAAGCTCCTTAATAACAGTTTTGACAGGAAGAACCGACACAAGACCTTCCAAGGCGGATAAGCTATCAATCAGCGCGAAAGAATTCCAACTATGCTGTGGCTCAGGCTTATTCATCTTAGATGAATCGATACAAGAGAATATGACATTCCAAAGCAATGGAAGAATTTGCTTTACAACAAAATTTTCTCCAAGAAGTCCACCTATAATTACAAGGTTAAGTAGTGATCACTTCGCAAATAATTTCAACATAACGAGAAAGTATTAGGTGGTTACCGATCCTAACCAAAGTATCGATTCCATCAGCACATAATCCTTTGCCAAAACAGTGAATTAGTGGTAAAATTGTCTGGAGAAAGTGGAGACATCCATCAGTAATGCATAGTATTATGATGGTATACCAATAAAACTTTCCACTTAGACTTGCCTGATGAATGGTAATTGGTATTCCTAGTTCCTCACTTGAGACGATCAGAACAGTAGATGCAGCAGAGGCGATAATCTTGTTAGGTGAACTGTATAAGTTTGAGATCACCAAAGGATGTATCTTTTCAATATAAGTTTGTTTGCCCAATTTCTTCCACAAGTCCCGAATAAAAGAGTCTTGAAGGAGGGCAACCTTCAGATGTGAATATTCTGGTGCCTGTAGCAACCACCATCAGACAAAACTCATCAGAAAGAAGGAACTTTATGTTCCATAATCTAAAACTTcgacaaaaaggaaaaaaaatacatGTGAATATCTTTCATACTGATATATCTTAACTTGCCTGTAAGATCTTCTGAATGATGCGCAGAACAAGGTCCTTAGTTGCTTGGATAGTCAAGCTCCTTAGAAATTCTTTAAGCAGAGACAAGGCTGATTCGGTATCAACAtctgacaaagatgatgaaataAGAGACAGGCAGTAAGGTGCACACATTTCAGCAGCAAATTCTCCCATAGCTTTGAGTGCCCCTTCACTTGAAAGCTTAGCAGCATACTTGATTCGCTCTCTAGATGTACACAAAACTTGAAGTGGAGCAAGAAACATATATGCAGATCGAACTGATGGAGGAAAGAATGATGACTCCAAAAGGTACTTGGCTGATGGCCTCCTGCAAGAAATCACAAAATCAGTATCaataacagttatgtctttgAATTCCGTCAAAACATCATCAAAATGGGATATGAACTATAAACATCAGGCTTCATTGCTGAAGTTACCTTTTCCATTCCCTCTGTATGCATGACTCAACAAGAAGTGCAACATGAGAAGGCAGGCCTTGAAGTGCTCCGGGCATTATCCCAATTTCTTTGTATGCAGATAACAAGGCACTGTCAAAAAGTGGTTTTTGCACATAGATTTCTGCCAgaatgcacccaatagaaaatACATCATTTGCGTGGCCTTCGTTTTCTGAATTAGACTTTTGATTCCAGAGCAGCAGTTCTTGATATCCCATATGGGAATTATCATCAGACTCAAAGCATTCTAGAAAGGAACCAATATCAAAGTTAGGTGCTGCTGGCAATGCATTGTCATGCTGCAATATCTGATCTGCATCTTGGTTCTTGGGATATTTGTCTGAAGAGAAACAAATTGAAGGATCAGCATCAGCATCAGCATCAGCATAATCATAGACTGGATTCAACTGGTATTCTAGCTCTGCAAACAAAGTTGCTTTCTCAAATTCCTCCAGACAGCCAATTTCTGAAAGCATATTTGGAGATCCACAGCCATTTAACACTGCATCAGTTGTTGCACCACTTCGTTTGCCACAGCATCTAGCACAAGagtccattttgttgtggtagaCAGCATGAGGTGTGCTAACAAGGCGCTTAGGATGAGGCCTTGTAAAAAGCTGATgccggccaattgattttggCCTAGATGGATCACTAGAGGGCAACATGACATTTTTTGCTTCAACAGATGCCTCTCCAGAAAGTTTATAGCCAAATGTTATGTCAATCCAGTGATGCAGTTGTTGCGAGACTCGATCACTCTCTAATGCATCCCTGTGAAGACAAATGAAATCTTCTGCAGATGTTGCCCAGGAAGGTAATGCCAAATCACTCATTTCagaatgaagagaggagaaaATCCGTGGATCGCTATAAAATTCAGGAATGCATTCATCAGGAGTCCATTGATAAAGCCTTTGCATACTCGACGGGTATTCATTGGGCTCATAGACAGAACGCACTGCTGATCTCAAGATGGTCTTAGGTAACCTCCTTGCTTTGTAACTGCAGACAGCTAGCTCTGAGAGACACTCGTCAGAAACATGATGTGGAACTTCAGATGATGAATAAGTAAAATCCAACTGTTCATCACCTTTTGCCAACCGCCATTTACTTTTGGTTAGGTCCCTCCAACCATTATCAGAACTTTCATCAGGCATCACTGTGAAATCTATTACCCAAGGCATCACAGTGTGAAAAGCTGGATCACCCCATCTTCTACCAGCTAActtgtttaagacaagaaggtaTTCATAATTGGTCAGTTCACCTTTCCACCATTGCTTAAAGTGAGAATGCCAATCTAACGATGATTGCAGTTTGAAACCAGTATAAATGGCTTTTGAGGAACAGTCCTCCATAAAACAACATGAATTAGGTGAACATTTACGATCGGCAAAACCCCAACTATGTTTTACAGGGCAGGTATCACTTATGTTCAGGTAAGGCCATAAGGAATCTGACATCAAGATCTTTGATGGCCTTAGATTGCCATGATGAACTCCTAAATCATGAAGGTATGCCAAAGCAGATATTATCTGGTAGACAAGAAATCTAATATGCCAATCTGAGCAGAATGCCTCTGGACTGTAGTGCATAATGTTTTCCAAAGTGTATGGGGCCTTTGGTTGTAACATGTAGCAACAATCAGATGTTTCTAGAACACCTAACACTGGTAAGATGTTGGGATGCCTCACACAGCCAGAAGAATGCAAGTCATCGAATGCTGAAAATCCAACAAAGCTGAGGAAATCTAAACCAGCAGATCCACTAATTTTGTTTTCAGATAGCAGATTTAGCGAATTAATCACATACTCTTCAGTTGATGAGGTCAGATAACCTGTAATAAGGTCTCTAACCTCTGAAGTGTGCCCTATGCTAAGACAGCAAGCAGGAGTTAATTTGGTAATCGTGCTTATGGCCAGTGGTTTCTTACAGGGGCCAGAGGAACTTTTGCGATCTTCAATGCATTCTATACAAGATGATGAATCAGACTGCTCAGTATATTGGTTATCACCAGTATATATGGTTTGCTCTGTCTGGGGATCTTTATGAATGCCATTCTCCAAGGAACTGGTGTCACTGTAGGGAACGAAAACGTGGAGAAATCCGTACATGTTGATACATCAATTTTGCAGCCTTTGAAGATAATGTAATCCTCAGGTAAGAGAGTTACCATTGTTGGCTATTAAAAGGCACTTTGCCACCACATAGGCCCACTAAAACAAAACTGGAGATGTGCTGCCTGCAACATATACAACACCACTTCTGTGTAAGAGTTAGTGCAAAGATGAAGAAAAAGGAAGCCACATTAAATTGAAAAACAGGTAGATTCAAAAGAACCACTGACTGCAACTGGCTGATAAATACAAAGTGCATAGTGGTGCAGATGGCTTACCATTTTTCACTATGGTTTTCTTTTACAGGTGAGTAATTTTTATATGAAAAACTAAGAAATTGTGTTCATGTGACTAATTTGGCTGTTTTCTATGAATCAGAACTTCTGGCATACATTTGGTGAATTGGTGGCTGTCAAACTGGGATGACCCTACACGGCTATAATTGTATTCCAAGGTCAACTAAACAAGAGTCTGAAGCAGCATTGACAAGACAGCTTGTAAATTGACCATCTACAGTTCAGTTTGGAGGTT from Sorghum bicolor cultivar BTx623 chromosome 3, Sorghum_bicolor_NCBIv3, whole genome shotgun sequence encodes the following:
- the LOC8075296 gene encoding protein GFS12, which codes for MGCSPEGAAAACPDCLGRLVLRDLAGSGLSFVHGLSDSPLPFAASAVVQIASDGDEESNGRQHISSFVLVGLCGGKVPFNSQQCDTSSLENGIHKDPQTEQTIYTGDNQYTEQSDSSSCIECIEDRKSSSGPCKKPLAISTITKLTPACCLSIGHTSEVRDLITGYLTSSTEEYVINSLNLLSENKISGSAGLDFLSFVGFSAFDDLHSSGCVRHPNILPVLGVLETSDCCYMLQPKAPYTLENIMHYSPEAFCSDWHIRFLVYQIISALAYLHDLGVHHGNLRPSKILMSDSLWPYLNISDTCPVKHSWGFADRKCSPNSCCFMEDCSSKAIYTGFKLQSSLDWHSHFKQWWKGELTNYEYLLVLNKLAGRRWGDPAFHTVMPWVIDFTVMPDESSDNGWRDLTKSKWRLAKGDEQLDFTYSSSEVPHHVSDECLSELAVCSYKARRLPKTILRSAVRSVYEPNEYPSSMQRLYQWTPDECIPEFYSDPRIFSSLHSEMSDLALPSWATSAEDFICLHRDALESDRVSQQLHHWIDITFGYKLSGEASVEAKNVMLPSSDPSRPKSIGRHQLFTRPHPKRLVSTPHAVYHNKMDSCARCCGKRSGATTDAVLNGCGSPNMLSEIGCLEEFEKATLFAELEYQLNPVYDYADADADADPSICFSSDKYPKNQDADQILQHDNALPAAPNFDIGSFLECFESDDNSHMGYQELLLWNQKSNSENEGHANDVFSIGCILAEIYVQKPLFDSALLSAYKEIGIMPGALQGLPSHVALLVESCIQREWKRRPSAKYLLESSFFPPSVRSAYMFLAPLQVLCTSRERIKYAAKLSSEGALKAMGEFAAEMCAPYCLSLISSSLSDVDTESALSLLKEFLRSLTIQATKDLVLRIIQKILQAPEYSHLKVALLQDSFIRDLWKKLGKQTYIEKIHPLVISNLYSSPNKIIASAASTVLIVSSEELGIPITIHQTILPLIHCFGKGLCADGIDTLVRIGGLLGENFVVKQILPLLWNVIFSCIDSSKMNKPEPQHSWNSFALIDSLSALEGLVSVLPVKTVIKELLQDQACVYIKVLMQIPLDLRVIQVAATALIDLCQRIGPENTFIYVLPQLKELFAELAFSHDSSGLNHPTKGFKSSDGNKSEPIKVESRIDLLLLLYPFLASLVGIEKLRESCSTWFLLEQALQRLYNWKWEPSGDCSKNAENMKGQRFQPGNYMSSEFVPTKLLFNGVGWSMPQSETTKKIGRNTAASNLENETSSDNLFTSSSGNQPWFWFPTPDSSWGVPEFLGRGGGMRDELPWKIKASILYSARAHPGALRSLAVHDDECTVFTGGVGPGFKGSIQRWELPNMSCTSGYYGHEEVVNSICMLSITGRVASCDGTIHIWNGQTGKLIAAHAESSTTFPLQTPSIEQANMLNQDALSGGILSNAFRGSLYTTMHYMESEGILVAGMGNGSIRFIDISRNQKLHLWKSDTAEISFSSLVSAICSCGSNKGSPMASSWIAAGLSSGYCRLLDKRSGNIIAVWQAHDGHITKLAAPDDHLIVSSSLDKTLRVWDLRRNLGTQSNIFKSHSDGISNFSVWGQDVVSISRNKIALTSLSRPASEIGHQQLALQNLYSADRGVKHKNLSVLSTIAVLPLSRLFVVGTEDGFLKMCH